The Gemmatimonadaceae bacterium DNA segment AAGTACGTGGACCACTGCGTCGGCAACGTCGAACTCGGCAAGATGAATCACTGGGTCGAGTTCTACTCCACGGTGCTCGGCTTCTTCAACCTGCTGTCCTTCGACGACAAGACCATCAGCACCGAGTATTCGGCGCTGATGTCGAAGGTGATGTCCAACGGCAACGGGCGCATCAAGTTCCCGATCAACGAGCCGGCGCAGGGCAAGAAGAAGTCCCAGATCGAGGAGTACCTCGATTTCTACCGCGGTCCCGGCGTGCAGCACATCGCCGTGGCCACGGACGACATCATCACGACCGTGCGGGCGCTCAGGAGCCGCGGCGTGGAGTTCCTCTCGATCCCCCGCACGTACTACGAGACGGTGCTCGACCGCGTGGGCAAGATCGACGAGGACATCGCGCCGCTGGCCGAGCTGGGCATCCTGGTAGACCGCGACGACGAGGGCTATCTGCTGCAGATCTTCACCAAGCCGGTGCAGGACCGGCCGACGCTGTTCTTCGAGATCATCCAGCGCAAGGGCGCCAAGAGCTTCGGCGCCGGCAACTTCAAGGCGCTGTTCGAGAGCATCGAACGCGAGCAGGCGCGGCGAGGCAACCTGTAATGCCGTTCTATCACACGCTGGGGCAGATCCCGCGCAAGCGGCACATCGCCTTCCCCAAGCCGGGGGGCGGCATCTATAACGAGCAACTCGTGGGCATCGAGGGCTTCACCGGTCCGGCGGCGCTGCTGTACCACATCCATCCACCGACAACGGTGAAGGCGGCGAAGCGGCTG contains these protein-coding regions:
- the hppD gene encoding 4-hydroxyphenylpyruvate dioxygenase, whose translation is MATIAHPQHAAGTDTFPINGTDYIEFWVGNAKQSQLFYRAAFGFKLIAYRGPETGVRDRASYLLEQGKIRLILTTPMGPEGEIAAHIATHGDGVRDMAFWVDDCRDAHKKAIERGAVSVQEPTVLKDEHGEIVIAGIRTYGDTIHSIVERKNYKGLFMPGFVAADSPFQPEPVGLKYVDHCVGNVELGKMNHWVEFYSTVLGFFNLLSFDDKTISTEYSALMSKVMSNGNGRIKFPINEPAQGKKKSQIEEYLDFYRGPGVQHIAVATDDIITTVRALRSRGVEFLSIPRTYYETVLDRVGKIDEDIAPLAELGILVDRDDEGYLLQIFTKPVQDRPTLFFEIIQRKGAKSFGAGNFKALFESIEREQARRGNL